In Nocardioides dokdonensis FR1436, the following are encoded in one genomic region:
- a CDS encoding formimidoylglutamate deiminase, translating to MSGPVSSYLLERAWVEDRVVDDVLVEIEAGRFTRVEALGGSRRGSGAATPSRLRFPRVPGETARVPGLTLPGLANQHSHAFHRALRGRTQRGGGTFWTWREQMYDLAGRLDPDDHLDLATALYREMVAVGITTVGEFHYLHHAPDGRAYAEPNETGLVLVEAARRAGLRIALLDTCYLSSGFGAPVEGAQVRYTDGDADRWAQRVEALDAATGADDHVVVGAAVHSVRAVPRDQLPTVVEAARGRPLHVHLSEQVAENDACRAAYDASPTQVLAEAGVLGPATSAVHATHLDAADVRALGTSRTRACFCPTTERDLGDGVGPARALHEAGSALTLGSDSHAVVDLFEEMRAVELDERLVSRRRGHWAGAELLEAGLRHDALGFADAGALRVGARADLVTLDTVGPRTAGTGADEHTAVFAATGADVTQVVVDGRLVHTRDRLPEIGRDLATVIDRLWKDS from the coding sequence GTGAGTGGGCCGGTGTCGTCGTACCTGCTCGAGCGCGCCTGGGTCGAGGACCGGGTCGTGGACGACGTCCTGGTCGAGATCGAGGCGGGCCGGTTCACCAGGGTCGAGGCGTTGGGGGGATCCCGTAGGGGTTCGGGTGCTGCAACACCCTCTCGCCTACGGTTTCCCCGGGTACCCGGGGAAACCGCGCGGGTCCCCGGCCTCACCCTCCCCGGCCTGGCCAACCAGCACAGCCACGCCTTCCACCGGGCGCTGCGGGGGCGCACCCAGCGCGGGGGCGGGACGTTCTGGACCTGGCGCGAGCAGATGTACGACCTGGCCGGTCGGCTGGACCCCGACGACCACCTCGACCTGGCCACGGCGCTCTACCGCGAAATGGTGGCCGTCGGGATCACGACGGTCGGGGAGTTCCACTACCTGCACCACGCCCCGGACGGCCGGGCCTACGCCGAGCCCAACGAGACCGGCCTGGTGCTGGTCGAGGCCGCGCGCCGTGCCGGGCTGCGGATCGCGCTGCTCGACACCTGCTACCTCTCCTCCGGGTTCGGTGCCCCGGTCGAGGGAGCCCAGGTCCGCTACACCGACGGGGACGCCGATCGGTGGGCCCAGCGGGTCGAGGCCCTCGACGCCGCCACCGGCGCCGACGACCACGTCGTCGTCGGCGCGGCCGTGCACTCGGTGCGCGCCGTGCCCCGCGACCAGCTCCCGACGGTCGTCGAGGCGGCCCGCGGGCGGCCGCTGCACGTGCACCTCAGCGAGCAGGTCGCCGAGAACGACGCCTGCCGAGCGGCGTACGACGCCTCGCCCACGCAGGTGCTGGCCGAGGCGGGGGTGCTGGGCCCGGCGACCTCCGCCGTGCACGCGACCCACCTCGACGCCGCCGACGTGCGCGCCCTCGGCACCAGCCGCACCCGCGCGTGCTTCTGCCCGACCACCGAGCGCGACCTCGGCGACGGCGTCGGACCGGCCCGGGCGCTCCACGAGGCCGGCAGCGCGCTGACGCTGGGCTCGGACAGCCACGCCGTGGTTGACCTCTTCGAGGAGATGCGGGCGGTCGAGCTCGACGAGCGGCTGGTCAGCCGGCGTCGCGGGCACTGGGCGGGCGCCGAGCTGCTGGAGGCGGGGCTGCGCCACGACGCGCTCGGGTTCGCCGACGCCGGAGCCCTCCGGGTCGGTGCCCGCGCCGACCTGGTCACCCTCGACACCGTCGGCCCCCGCACCGCCGGCACCGGCGCCGACGAGCACACCGCGGTGTTCGCTGCCACCGGTGCCGACGTCACGCAGGTCGTCGTGGACGGTCGCCTCGTGCACACCCGCGACCGGCTGCCCGAGATCGGGCGCGATCTCGCCACCGTCATCGACCGGCTCTGGAAGGACTCCTGA
- the hutI gene encoding imidazolonepropionase, producing the protein MASLLLTGIAELSTNDPARLEQGGVLGLVHDAAVVIEGHHVAWVGAAADAPAADAAVDLGGRAVLPGFVDSHSHLVFAGDRSAEFAARMAGESYSAGGIRTTVAATRAASDEQLLAHAAGLVAEMRRQGTTTVEIKSGYGLSVHDEARSLAVARRLTEETTFLGAHVVPPEHAGDPAAYVALVTGPMLEAAAPHARWIDAFCERGAFDADQARAVLEAGAAVGLRGRLHANQLGPGPGVQLACELGLVAVDHCTHLDAADVDALRDSGTIATLLPGVEFSTRQPYPDARALLDAGVQVALASDCNPGSCFTSSIPFCVALAVREMGMTPAEAVRAVTLGGARALAREDVGALVAGRRADLVVLDAPSHVHLAYRPGVPLVRDVYRAGVPQ; encoded by the coding sequence ATGGCCTCGCTCCTGCTGACCGGCATCGCCGAGCTGAGCACCAACGACCCCGCCCGCCTCGAGCAGGGCGGTGTGCTCGGGCTGGTCCACGACGCCGCGGTGGTGATCGAGGGCCACCACGTCGCCTGGGTCGGTGCGGCCGCCGACGCACCCGCCGCCGACGCCGCGGTCGACCTCGGCGGGCGGGCGGTGCTGCCCGGCTTCGTCGACAGCCACAGCCACCTGGTCTTCGCCGGCGACCGCTCGGCCGAGTTCGCGGCCCGGATGGCCGGCGAGAGCTACTCCGCCGGCGGCATCCGCACCACGGTGGCCGCCACCCGGGCCGCCAGCGACGAGCAGCTGCTGGCGCACGCCGCTGGGCTCGTCGCGGAGATGCGCCGCCAGGGCACCACCACCGTCGAGATCAAGAGCGGCTACGGACTCAGCGTCCACGACGAGGCCCGCTCGCTCGCCGTGGCCCGCCGGCTCACCGAGGAGACCACCTTCCTCGGCGCCCACGTCGTGCCCCCCGAGCACGCGGGTGACCCGGCGGCGTACGTCGCGCTGGTCACCGGCCCGATGCTCGAGGCCGCCGCGCCGCACGCCCGCTGGATCGACGCGTTCTGCGAGCGCGGCGCCTTCGACGCCGACCAGGCCCGGGCCGTCCTCGAGGCCGGCGCCGCCGTGGGCCTGCGTGGTCGCCTGCACGCCAACCAGCTCGGTCCCGGCCCGGGGGTGCAGCTGGCCTGCGAGCTGGGGCTGGTCGCGGTCGACCACTGCACCCACCTCGACGCCGCCGACGTCGACGCGCTGCGCGACAGCGGCACCATCGCCACGCTGCTGCCGGGCGTGGAGTTCTCCACCCGCCAGCCCTACCCCGACGCCCGCGCCCTGCTCGACGCCGGCGTGCAGGTCGCGCTCGCCTCCGACTGCAACCCCGGTTCGTGCTTCACCAGCTCGATCCCGTTCTGCGTCGCGCTCGCGGTCCGCGAGATGGGGATGACGCCCGCCGAGGCGGTGCGCGCGGTGACCCTGGGCGGGGCCCGGGCCCTGGCCCGCGAGGACGTCGGGGCGCTCGTGGCGGGCCGACGGGCCGACCTGGTGGTGCTGGACGCGCCCAGCCACGTGCACCTGGCCTACCGGCCCGGGGTGCCGCTGGTGCGCGACGTCTACCGCGCCGGCGTCCCCCAGTAG
- a CDS encoding M1 family metallopeptidase, which translates to MPTPLRPAARLAPALVALVLGATLLPAAPAAARPAGDTLFPQQGNSGYQVRSYDVAMDYQPLTNRADATVQVRASARRTLDSFHLDFSGPRVTEVLVDGVAARHRRTGAHELVVTPDEPVRRGRFTVSVSWRGVPPEHTDADGSTEGWVRTADGAIALGEPVGAMTWLPSNNTPGDKARFHYEITVPTGYEVVANGDLVGREETAASTTWEWDARDPMATYLAMVAIGQFDVHESETTSIDGRTLPIWSFTDVTTGDAAKARAALPEIIAFGERLYGPYPFTSAGLVVDDARVGYALETQTRAFYPPGAATTSTVVHEVAHQWVGNAVTLTDWHDIWLAEGFAAYTEWLYDAEHGGPRPGERFQALYDRPASDDLWSPAPTRFTDPADLFGQPVYVRGAMTLHALRREVGDRDFFAVLRAWTTRHHDANVRTADLVRLAERVSGEELSGLFRDWLVHDGKPRGY; encoded by the coding sequence GTGCCCACCCCCTTGCGCCCCGCTGCGCGCCTGGCCCCCGCCCTCGTCGCCCTCGTGCTCGGCGCCACGCTGCTGCCGGCGGCCCCCGCCGCGGCCCGCCCCGCCGGCGACACGCTCTTCCCGCAGCAGGGCAACAGCGGCTACCAGGTGCGCAGCTACGACGTCGCGATGGACTACCAGCCGCTGACCAACCGCGCCGACGCCACGGTGCAGGTGCGCGCGAGCGCCCGGCGCACCCTCGACTCCTTCCACCTCGACTTCTCCGGGCCGCGCGTCACCGAGGTGCTGGTGGACGGCGTCGCGGCGCGGCACCGGCGTACCGGCGCCCACGAGCTGGTCGTCACCCCCGACGAGCCGGTGCGCCGCGGTCGGTTCACGGTGTCGGTCTCCTGGAGGGGCGTGCCGCCCGAGCACACCGACGCCGACGGCAGCACCGAGGGCTGGGTGCGCACCGCCGACGGCGCGATCGCGCTGGGCGAGCCCGTGGGCGCGATGACCTGGCTGCCCTCCAACAACACCCCGGGCGACAAGGCCCGCTTCCACTACGAGATCACGGTGCCGACCGGCTACGAGGTCGTGGCGAACGGCGACCTCGTGGGCCGCGAGGAGACCGCGGCGTCGACCACCTGGGAGTGGGACGCCCGCGACCCGATGGCCACCTACCTCGCGATGGTCGCGATCGGGCAGTTCGACGTGCACGAGTCGGAGACCACCTCGATCGACGGCCGGACCCTGCCGATCTGGTCCTTCACCGACGTCACCACCGGGGACGCCGCGAAGGCCCGGGCGGCCCTGCCCGAGATCATCGCCTTCGGCGAGCGTCTCTACGGGCCCTACCCCTTCACCTCCGCCGGCCTCGTCGTCGACGACGCCCGGGTCGGCTACGCGCTCGAGACCCAGACCCGGGCCTTCTACCCGCCGGGCGCGGCGACCACGTCGACGGTGGTGCACGAGGTCGCCCACCAGTGGGTCGGCAACGCGGTCACCCTCACCGACTGGCACGACATCTGGCTCGCCGAGGGGTTCGCGGCCTACACCGAGTGGCTCTACGACGCCGAGCACGGCGGCCCCCGACCCGGCGAGCGGTTCCAGGCGCTCTACGACCGACCCGCCTCCGACGACCTGTGGAGCCCCGCCCCTACCCGGTTCACCGACCCCGCCGACCTGTTCGGCCAGCCGGTCTACGTCCGCGGCGCGATGACCCTGCACGCGCTGCGCCGCGAGGTCGGCGACCGCGACTTCTTCGCCGTCCTGCGGGCCTGGACCACGCGGCACCACGACGCCAACGTGCGCACCGCCGACCTCGTGCGACTCGCCGAGCGGGTCTCGGGCGAGGAGCTCAGCGGGCTATTCCGCGACTGGTTGGTGCATGACGGCAAGCCGCGGGGCTACTGA
- a CDS encoding flavin-containing monooxygenase has translation MPDPTPPTTAVIGAGISGLTAGKMLGDYGVPYTCYESSDRVGGNWAFANPNGHSSAYRSLHIDTSKHRLSFKDFPMPEHYPDFPHHTQVKDYLDSYADTFGLREHIEFRNGVEHAAPAAGGGWDLRLQSGQERHVDLLVVANGHHWDPRIADFPGEFTGTEIHSHHYIDPRDPLDFSGKRILVVGLGNSAADITVELSSRSLQNEVTLSTRSSAWIVPKYTGGVPADKYYVTTPYLPLAWQRKMLQKMQFMAGSNPELYGLPKPNHKFGEAHPTQSVELPLRLGSGDVTPKPNVSLLDGSTVHFEDGTSGEFDIIVYATGYNITFPFFDPAVISAPDNQIRLFKRMFLPERDDVVFMGFAQATPTLFPFVESQARLLGAYAVGRYRLPDAASREQVIDADQQKYTGHVLDRPRHTQQLDYFLYEHDLRTKEIPAGVKRAERLGGGLLAGTR, from the coding sequence GTGCCCGATCCGACCCCGCCGACCACCGCCGTCATCGGCGCCGGCATCAGCGGGTTGACCGCCGGCAAGATGCTCGGCGACTACGGCGTCCCCTACACCTGCTACGAGTCCTCCGACCGCGTCGGCGGCAACTGGGCCTTCGCCAACCCCAACGGGCACAGCAGCGCCTACCGCTCGTTGCACATCGACACCTCCAAGCACCGGCTGTCCTTCAAGGACTTCCCGATGCCCGAGCACTACCCCGACTTCCCCCACCACACGCAGGTCAAGGACTACCTCGACTCCTACGCCGACACGTTCGGCCTGCGCGAGCACATCGAGTTCCGCAACGGCGTCGAGCACGCCGCCCCCGCCGCGGGCGGTGGCTGGGACCTGCGGCTGCAGTCCGGCCAGGAGCGCCACGTCGACCTGCTCGTGGTCGCCAACGGCCACCACTGGGACCCGCGCATCGCCGACTTCCCCGGTGAGTTCACCGGCACCGAGATCCACTCCCACCACTACATCGACCCCCGCGACCCGCTGGACTTCAGCGGCAAGCGGATCCTCGTGGTCGGCCTGGGCAACAGCGCCGCCGACATCACCGTCGAGCTCTCGAGCCGCAGCCTGCAGAACGAGGTCACGCTCTCGACCCGCTCGAGCGCCTGGATCGTGCCGAAGTACACCGGCGGCGTGCCGGCCGACAAGTACTACGTGACCACGCCGTACCTGCCGCTGGCCTGGCAGCGCAAGATGCTGCAGAAGATGCAGTTCATGGCCGGCTCCAACCCCGAGCTGTACGGCCTGCCCAAGCCCAACCACAAGTTCGGGGAGGCGCACCCGACGCAGTCGGTCGAGCTGCCGCTGCGGCTGGGCTCCGGCGACGTCACGCCCAAGCCGAACGTCTCGCTGCTCGACGGCTCCACGGTGCACTTCGAGGACGGCACGTCCGGCGAGTTCGACATCATCGTCTACGCGACCGGCTACAACATCACCTTCCCCTTCTTCGACCCCGCGGTCATCAGCGCGCCCGACAACCAGATCCGCCTCTTCAAGCGGATGTTCCTGCCCGAGCGCGACGACGTGGTCTTCATGGGCTTCGCCCAGGCCACCCCGACGCTCTTCCCGTTCGTCGAGTCCCAGGCGCGCCTGCTCGGTGCCTACGCCGTGGGTCGCTACCGCCTGCCCGACGCCGCGAGCCGGGAGCAGGTCATCGACGCCGACCAGCAGAAGTACACCGGGCACGTGCTCGACCGGCCGCGGCACACCCAGCAGCTCGACTACTTCCTCTACGAGCACGACCTGCGCACCAAGGAGATCCCGGCAGGGGTCAAGCGTGCCGAGCGCCTCGGCGGCGGTCTGCTCGCGGGCACCCGGTGA
- a CDS encoding nitroreductase family protein — protein MEFQDVVRRRRMVRNYAERPVERAQVDRMLDNATRAPNAGFSQGWSFLVLDTPDDVRRFWRATSDDVDAPDRWLAGMMRAPVVIVPCSSRAAYLDRYAQPDKDGTRRRNGSPAGDPWTVPYWHMDAAMASLLILQTAVDEGLGACFFGLPPHREPEVRDEFAMPDDVDPIGVITVGHRAEDPGSTGSPASRRRRPTDDVVHRGGWG, from the coding sequence ATGGAGTTCCAGGACGTCGTCCGTCGCCGCCGGATGGTGCGCAACTACGCCGAGCGGCCGGTCGAGCGCGCCCAGGTCGACCGGATGCTCGACAACGCCACCCGCGCGCCCAACGCCGGCTTCAGCCAGGGCTGGTCGTTCCTGGTGCTCGACACCCCCGACGACGTACGCCGCTTCTGGCGTGCGACCTCCGACGACGTCGACGCACCGGACCGCTGGCTGGCGGGGATGATGCGCGCGCCGGTCGTGATCGTGCCGTGCAGCAGCCGCGCGGCCTACCTCGACCGCTACGCACAACCCGACAAGGACGGCACCCGGCGTCGCAACGGCTCGCCGGCGGGCGACCCGTGGACGGTGCCCTACTGGCACATGGACGCGGCGATGGCCAGCCTGCTGATCCTGCAGACCGCCGTCGACGAGGGCCTGGGCGCCTGCTTCTTCGGGCTGCCGCCGCACCGCGAGCCCGAGGTGCGCGACGAGTTCGCGATGCCCGACGACGTCGACCCGATCGGCGTGATCACCGTCGGACACCGCGCCGAGGACCCCGGCAGCACGGGGTCGCCCGCCAGCCGCCGACGCCGCCCCACCGACGACGTGGTGCACCGGGGCGGCTGGGGCTGA
- a CDS encoding DUF1992 domain-containing protein has protein sequence MSDPSDHSEQPRRADGAPPADASHTADEIERQKRSGESAAAARIGNQALWVDQQIRVAMAQGEFDDLPGSGRPIADLGTEHDPDWWVKRLVEREQITGVLPPSLQLRRDDAGLDDLLDALTVESEARREVEDFNARVIRARYTVVDGTPPLITMPRDVEATLGAWRERRTARVAAMRAQAQAQAAAARAPRRPWWRRHP, from the coding sequence ATGTCCGACCCGTCCGACCACTCCGAGCAGCCCCGGCGCGCAGACGGCGCGCCCCCCGCCGACGCCTCGCACACCGCCGACGAGATCGAGCGCCAGAAACGCAGCGGCGAGAGCGCGGCTGCGGCGCGGATCGGCAACCAGGCGTTGTGGGTCGACCAGCAGATCCGGGTGGCGATGGCCCAGGGCGAGTTCGACGACCTGCCCGGCAGCGGCCGACCGATCGCGGACCTCGGCACCGAGCACGATCCCGACTGGTGGGTCAAGCGGCTGGTGGAGCGCGAGCAGATCACCGGTGTGCTGCCGCCGAGCCTGCAGCTGCGCCGCGACGACGCCGGGCTCGACGACCTCCTCGACGCGCTCACGGTCGAGAGCGAGGCCCGCCGCGAGGTCGAGGACTTCAACGCTCGCGTGATCCGGGCGCGCTACACCGTCGTCGACGGCACGCCCCCGCTCATCACCATGCCGCGCGACGTCGAGGCGACCCTCGGCGCCTGGCGCGAGCGGCGTACGGCGCGGGTGGCGGCGATGCGCGCCCAGGCCCAGGCTCAGGCCGCCGCGGCCCGGGCTCCCCGCCGCCCCTGGTGGCGCCGCCACCCCTGA
- a CDS encoding M20 family peptidase: MTLREGAEQHRAVGKLQALVRIPTVSHRDPAQVDTAAFDAFLEELERQFPLLHEHLHLTRVHTHGLLLHWRGSSDERPVVLMAHLDVVPVEGEWQHPPFSAAIADGCIWGRGTLDDKGCLVGICEAVETLLERGHTPAQDLWLSFGCDEEVFGLAAPLAVAELRQRGVRPWFVLDEGGAIASEAFPGVGAPIGVIGVTEKGTTSVELRAEGRGGHASTPARNGPTARIARAITALERAPLPASLPGPTIELFRRLAPHAPLPLRPLMARADRLRPVLTRALLAAGPETAAMARTTVAVTTLSGSPALNVIASTARAGVNLRLMVGDTVSDVLAHVRRTVGDGVEVDVLESGEASPVSPYSVVDGAGGYTEVDEAFALLEDTITEVFPDAVPAPYVMMAATDSRHFTAICERVYRFAPFRMTKAQRESIHSYDEHLGVEAFLDGVDWYRRLIERLP, translated from the coding sequence GTGACCTTGAGGGAGGGCGCGGAGCAGCACCGCGCGGTGGGCAAGCTGCAGGCGCTGGTGCGGATCCCGACGGTGAGCCACCGCGACCCCGCACAGGTCGACACGGCGGCCTTCGACGCCTTCCTCGAGGAGCTCGAGCGGCAGTTCCCGCTGCTCCACGAGCACCTGCACCTGACGCGGGTGCACACCCACGGCCTGCTCCTCCACTGGCGCGGGTCCAGCGACGAGCGCCCCGTGGTGCTGATGGCGCACCTCGACGTGGTCCCCGTCGAGGGCGAGTGGCAGCACCCGCCCTTCTCGGCCGCGATCGCCGACGGCTGCATCTGGGGCCGCGGCACCCTCGACGACAAGGGCTGCCTGGTCGGCATCTGCGAGGCCGTCGAGACCCTCCTGGAGCGCGGGCACACCCCCGCCCAGGACCTGTGGCTCTCCTTCGGCTGCGACGAGGAGGTCTTCGGGCTCGCCGCGCCCCTGGCCGTCGCCGAGCTGCGCCAGCGCGGCGTACGCCCGTGGTTCGTGCTCGACGAGGGCGGCGCGATCGCGTCCGAGGCGTTCCCCGGCGTGGGGGCGCCGATCGGGGTCATCGGGGTCACCGAGAAGGGCACCACCTCGGTCGAGCTGCGCGCGGAGGGCCGCGGCGGGCACGCCTCCACCCCGGCGCGCAACGGCCCGACCGCCCGGATCGCCCGCGCCATCACCGCCCTGGAGAGGGCCCCGCTGCCGGCGAGCCTGCCCGGCCCCACCATCGAGCTCTTCCGCCGGCTGGCCCCGCACGCGCCGCTCCCGCTGCGCCCGCTGATGGCCCGCGCCGACCGGCTGCGCCCGGTGCTGACCCGCGCCCTGCTCGCCGCCGGCCCCGAGACCGCCGCGATGGCGCGCACCACGGTCGCCGTGACCACGCTGTCCGGCTCCCCGGCGCTCAACGTCATCGCCAGCACCGCCCGCGCCGGGGTCAACCTGCGCCTCATGGTCGGCGACACCGTGTCCGACGTGCTGGCCCACGTGCGGCGCACCGTCGGCGACGGCGTCGAGGTGGACGTCCTCGAGTCGGGCGAGGCCAGCCCCGTCTCGCCGTACTCCGTGGTCGACGGCGCCGGTGGCTACACCGAGGTCGACGAGGCGTTCGCGCTGCTCGAGGACACCATCACCGAGGTCTTCCCCGACGCCGTGCCGGCGCCGTACGTGATGATGGCCGCCACCGACTCGCGCCACTTCACCGCGATCTGCGAGCGCGTCTACCGCTTCGCGCCGTTCCGGATGACCAAGGCGCAGCGCGAGTCGATCCACTCCTACGACGAGCACCTCGGCGTCGAGGCCTTCCTCGACGGCGTCGACTGGTACCGCCGACTCATCGAGAGGCTCCCGTGA
- a CDS encoding allantoate amidohydrolase — MADDFEAMWGALSPVGRSAQSGGYFRQPFRTAESELRSWFVEACTARGLRLEGDGLGNLVGWWGEEHATRPDERLLTGSHLDSVLDGGAYDGPLGVVSALAAVDRMRERGVVPSRPIGVSVFVEEEGSRFGLACLGSRLLTGATTWEHARELRDRDGVALPDALAAVDLPGLDPGAGDARDLLAGVTTFVELHVEQGRALVDLGHAIGVASGIWPHGRYRFEMTGTADHAGTTRMEDRADPMLTYAMTALAADEQARLTGARATFGRIEVEPNGTNAVPSRVTGWLDARCEDEAALSELVAAVERRAQQRAETDGTAVRVVAESVSGLVTFDPALARHVAGDHAVGDWPVLPTQAGHDAGVLSTAGIPTVMLFVRNPSGVSHSPAESATVPDCLVGVDALADTLERLCR, encoded by the coding sequence GTGGCTGATGACTTCGAGGCCATGTGGGGCGCGCTCAGCCCGGTGGGACGCTCGGCGCAGAGCGGCGGCTACTTCCGCCAGCCGTTCCGCACGGCCGAGAGCGAGCTGCGGTCGTGGTTCGTCGAGGCCTGCACCGCCCGGGGGCTGCGCCTCGAGGGCGACGGCCTGGGCAACCTCGTGGGCTGGTGGGGCGAGGAGCACGCGACCCGGCCTGACGAGCGGCTGCTGACCGGCTCGCACCTCGACTCCGTCCTCGACGGCGGCGCGTACGACGGCCCCCTCGGCGTGGTCTCCGCGCTCGCGGCGGTGGACCGGATGCGCGAGCGCGGGGTGGTGCCCTCGCGCCCGATCGGGGTCTCGGTGTTCGTCGAGGAGGAGGGCTCGCGCTTCGGGCTGGCCTGCCTGGGTTCACGGCTGCTGACCGGGGCCACCACCTGGGAGCACGCGCGCGAGCTGCGCGACCGGGACGGGGTGGCGCTGCCCGACGCGCTGGCCGCGGTGGACCTGCCCGGGCTCGACCCGGGCGCCGGCGACGCCCGCGACCTGCTGGCCGGGGTGACCACGTTCGTGGAGCTGCACGTCGAGCAGGGCCGGGCGCTGGTCGACCTGGGCCACGCGATCGGGGTGGCGAGCGGGATCTGGCCGCACGGGCGCTACCGGTTCGAGATGACCGGCACGGCCGACCACGCCGGCACCACGCGGATGGAGGACCGCGCCGACCCGATGCTCACCTACGCGATGACGGCGCTGGCGGCCGACGAGCAGGCCCGTCTCACCGGGGCCCGCGCCACGTTCGGCCGGATCGAGGTCGAGCCGAACGGCACCAACGCCGTGCCCTCGCGGGTCACCGGCTGGCTCGACGCCCGCTGCGAGGACGAGGCCGCGCTCTCCGAGCTCGTCGCCGCCGTGGAGCGCCGGGCCCAGCAGCGCGCCGAGACTGACGGCACCGCGGTGCGGGTGGTCGCGGAGTCCGTGTCCGGGCTGGTGACCTTCGACCCCGCCCTGGCCCGCCACGTCGCCGGCGACCACGCTGTCGGCGACTGGCCGGTGCTGCCCACCCAGGCCGGCCACGACGCCGGCGTCCTCTCGACCGCGGGCATCCCCACGGTGATGCTGTTCGTGCGCAACCCCTCCGGCGTCTCGCACTCCCCGGCCGAGTCGGCGACGGTGCCCGACTGCCTGGTCGGCGTCGACGCCCTCGCCGACACCCTCGAGCGGCTGTGCCGGTGA
- a CDS encoding MFS transporter, with product MTTTPPAPTRSGTTPGVRGLATLVGFLVVVELASGILQGYYTPIFSDIAAHLGIQDADVNWFEAAQLLVSALCVPPLARLGDLVGHKKVLLISTAVTAVGSWGVAFAPSFETFLVAWALQGFYVVWLPLEVAIIYRRTAGTGRQGVLTRRSAAVLVGALELAVIIGALTSGTLVEATSMTVLLALPAVVVTVCFVVIWVGIDDTPGEATGGFDWPGLGLVTTALLLVMGGLIAVRLQGPGSLLPWLLIGAGLLVLVPFHRVEAARADPMIDVRLLATRGQWPVQLTAFLFGISVLGAQIPLSTFARTDPEVTGYGLGADAAFVSTLVGVYVVFLAIGALTLPLSARLLGPRGALVGGALLVALGYGLFLPFHDSTTQTLLNMAIAGLGSGALVAALPATAAAAAPADRTGFATGMTNATKTVGGAFASSVFAIALASTGSLDEPGAGQAPLSGYLTVWAICSVSAVAAALVLLMMPRPVEAGPEAAVDVVPVL from the coding sequence GTGACCACGACTCCCCCCGCCCCGACCCGGTCCGGCACCACGCCCGGCGTCCGCGGCCTGGCCACGCTCGTCGGCTTCCTCGTCGTCGTGGAGCTGGCCAGCGGCATCCTGCAGGGCTACTACACGCCGATCTTCAGCGACATCGCGGCGCACCTGGGCATCCAGGACGCCGACGTCAACTGGTTCGAGGCGGCCCAGCTGCTGGTGTCGGCGCTGTGCGTGCCGCCGCTGGCCCGGCTGGGCGACCTGGTGGGGCACAAGAAGGTGCTGCTGATCTCGACCGCGGTGACCGCGGTCGGCTCGTGGGGGGTGGCGTTCGCGCCGTCCTTCGAGACCTTCCTCGTCGCCTGGGCGCTCCAGGGCTTCTACGTCGTCTGGCTGCCACTGGAGGTCGCGATCATCTACCGCCGCACCGCCGGCACCGGGCGCCAGGGCGTGCTGACCCGGCGCTCGGCCGCGGTCCTGGTCGGGGCCCTCGAGCTGGCCGTCATCATCGGCGCGCTCACCTCGGGGACGCTCGTCGAGGCCACCTCGATGACGGTGCTGCTCGCCCTGCCTGCGGTCGTGGTCACCGTGTGCTTCGTGGTGATCTGGGTCGGCATCGACGACACCCCCGGCGAGGCCACCGGCGGGTTCGACTGGCCCGGCCTGGGCCTGGTCACCACCGCACTGCTGCTGGTGATGGGGGGCCTGATCGCGGTCCGTCTCCAGGGCCCCGGCAGCCTCCTGCCGTGGCTGCTGATCGGCGCCGGCCTGCTGGTGCTGGTGCCGTTCCACCGCGTCGAGGCAGCGCGCGCCGACCCGATGATCGACGTGCGCCTGCTGGCCACGCGCGGGCAGTGGCCGGTGCAGCTGACCGCGTTCCTCTTCGGCATCTCCGTGCTCGGCGCGCAGATCCCCCTGTCCACCTTCGCGCGCACGGACCCCGAGGTGACGGGCTACGGGCTCGGCGCGGACGCCGCCTTCGTCTCCACGCTGGTCGGCGTCTACGTCGTCTTCCTCGCCATCGGCGCCCTCACGCTGCCGCTCAGCGCGCGCCTGCTCGGCCCCCGCGGCGCGCTGGTCGGCGGCGCGCTGCTGGTGGCGCTGGGCTACGGGCTGTTCCTGCCCTTCCACGACTCCACGACCCAGACGCTGCTCAACATGGCGATCGCCGGCCTCGGCTCGGGCGCCCTGGTCGCCGCGCTGCCGGCCACCGCGGCGGCCGCGGCCCCGGCCGACCGGACCGGATTCGCGACCGGGATGACCAACGCGACCAAGACCGTCGGCGGCGCCTTCGCCAGCTCGGTGTTCGCGATCGCCCTGGCCTCGACAGGGTCCCTCGACGAGCCGGGCGCCGGGCAGGCCCCGCTGTCGGGCTACCTGACCGTGTGGGCGATCTGCTCGGTCTCGGCCGTCGCCGCCGCGCTGGTGCTGCTGATGATGCCGCGTCCGGTCGAGGCCGGGCCCGAGGCGGCGGTCGACGTGGTGCCGGTCCTCTGA